In the Saccharococcus thermophilus genome, AAAGAAGAAGATCAATCGCTCTGCTTCATTGGCTGCTTTGAAAGCATGATAAGAAAAAGAAGAAAGAGAAGGCTGCACATCATAAAGAAAAAGCTGTGATTGGTGCCGATCTGAATCGCTAGGCCGGTCGTAAACGGGCCGGTCATGCTGCCAAGGCTGTATAGCATGCCGCATAGCAAATTCCCGGCGGGAAGCAGCTCTTTCGGCAACAAGTCGGCCATATAGGCGATGCCAAGGGAAAACAAAGAGCCAACAAACATACCGGCAATAAAAAAGCAAATGGCAATCGCAATGAGGGAATGATGGAACAGATAAGCGCTAAAAAAGCTGGCGCTGCCGATAAACAAGGCAGCGGCAATCACCCGTTTCCGCGGGAAGCGGTCACTTAATGCCCCGAGCGGCAGCTGGAATGCGATTCCTCCAAATGAGAAGGCGGGCAAAATAAACGCTACATGTTCTACCGTAATATGTTCCCGTAAAGCGTACACCGGAAAAATCGTATGGATCGTTGCTTCTAAAAAACCGTAAGTAAGCGGAAGCAGTAAGGCCATCCATGCGTATTTCCACACATGGAGCAAACGTTGAGCAACATTCGTCGAATCCGATCGTTGCCATTCCTTTGGCTGTTCATTTTGCAGGAAAAAGACACCGCACCAGCTGACAAGACTAAATAGCGATGATAAGTAAAAAGGCAGCGATTCGTGCAAGGAAGCGAGGGATGCCAGCAGTGGCCCTGCTGAGAAACCGATGCCAAAAGAGAATCCGTATAAGGAAAGATTACGCCCGCGCCGTTCTGGCGGCGAAAAATCAGTAATCCATGTTTGTGTGGCAAAATGAAGCATATGGTCGCCAATTCCAACGCAAAGGCGCAAGAAAAACCAAAGAAAAAATGAATGAAAAACTGGAAATAAAGCGAGGGATAATATTACAATAAAACCACCAAGGAGAATCATAGGACGATATCCATATTTGCGCAGCGGTTTTTCCAAAAACGGCGAGATGAATAAAACACCAATGTACAGCGCCGCTGCGTGCATACCATTGACCGAAGAAGAAACGCCATGCTTTTCAAGCAACATCGAAAGCAATGGCAGCAGCATCCCTTGCGAAAGGCCGGAAATGGCAACAATGGTGATTAAAATCCAAAAGCGCATCGTGTTTACCTCGTTTCCGAACATAAGTATCCGTATTCATGGTACATAGGATGCATGCGTAAGGCAAGCCAAAAAATGATGAAGAAAAAATCGCTCGTTTTTTCTTATACTAACGGTTTCATAATTTATTGGACAAACGTCAGAGGAGAAAGGTGGAGAAGTGGAAAATGAATAAAGTATTTGCGCTGATGGCATGGGTTGGCATTCCATTATCTGTCGCGGGGAGTTTCCTCCATTGGCCGGAGGTGATGATGTTTGCGGTCTATTGCTTGACGATTATTGCGCTTGCCAGCTATATGGGTCGCGCTACGGAAAGTTTGGCGATTGTGGCCGGCCCGCGCATAGGCGGCCTGTTGAATGCGACGTTTGGCAACGCGGTGGAGCTCATCATTTCCATTTTCGCGTTAAAAGCGGGGCTCGTGGAAGTAGTGCTTGCTTCCCTCACCGGTTCGGTGCTCGGCAATTTACTGTTAGTCGCAGGGTTGTCCTTTTTTATTGGTGGTTTGAAGTACAAACGGCAGGAATTTAACATATATGATGCCCGCCATAACGCGGGACTGCTTACGTTTGCCATTTTGGTAGCGTTTGTCATTCCTGAAGTGTTTACGATGAACATGTCCCATCAAAACAAGCTGGCGCTTAGCGTCGGCATTTCGATCATTATGGTGATTTTGTACTTAGCTGCCTTATACTTTAAGCTTGTCACGCATCGCGGCGTCTATCAGCAAAAATCGGATACCGTAGAGGAACATGAGGAACCGGAATGGACGAAAGGAAAATCGATTTTGATTTTAGCGTTGGCCACAGTTGCGGTGGCCTACATATCGGAAAGGCTTGTTCATACGTTTGAAACGGTGGCAAAATCGTTCGGCTGGAGCGAATTGTTTATCGGGATTATTGTTGTCGCCATCGTCGGCAATGCGGCGGAACATGCTTCTGCTGTTATTATGGCATATAAAAACAAAATGAACGTTGCGGTCGAAATCGCGGTCGGTTCCACTTTGCAAATCGCGATGTTTGTGGCGCCGGTGCTTGTGTTGGTTTCCCTGCTTTTTCCGGAGAAGATGCCGCTTGTTTTTTCGCTTCCGGAATTGATTGCCATGGTGACATCGGTGTTGCTCATGATTATCCTCTCTAACGACGGGGATACGAACTGGTTTGAAGGGGCAACATTGATTGCCGCTTATACGATTATGGGAATTGGATTTTATTTGCTTTAGTGGGAGATAAAAAAGAGGCTCTGCTTGGTTGCAGAGCCTTTTCCATTTGACAAAACATACATAGCAGGAGGAAAAACATATGCAGAATGTCATGAACAAATTAGCGCAATATTAGTATACCATTTTATTATAAATTTATAAATATTCTGAACAAAAATAATAAATTTTTCTATGCGGATAAACTTATTTTTTGGGAAGAAAATAACAGTGAAGATAGTAATGGAAAGGAGTTAATAGGATGAAAAAATGGAGTCTCTCCCTTTTTATTAGCGTATTGATCATATATGCAGCCGCTTTTACCGCTGATGCCGTTTCGAAACCGATGCAGCCAAGCACGGTGGTGGATATTACAAAAGAAAATACGTACCCAAATCCAGCGCAAGATTTGCCGCACCTAGAGCCAAGCAAGTTCACAAAGGAGCTCCTTCGTTCAGCTAACGTAAAAATTGAAAACCCAGAATTGATTCATCTTCTTAACGAATCTTCTGTTTCGAGCACGCCATTTGCGATCGGGTACCGGGCGACGATTTATTTAGGCCAATGGCCGCTCAATTATCAGTCATTCGAAACGTCAACGAATTGGGAATATCAAAAAGTCAATACGAATTTTCTCGATAACCGCGGCGGGAATGCTTCACAAAGACTGTACTATAAACAGGAAACACAAAAACATGTACGCGGCGGGCTGACGGCGCAAATTCCAAACGAAGAAGCGGTGCAAAAAATGATGCTAAATAAGGCGATGGAAAAGACGAATTTACCGTTAGCGTTTAGTACGGTAGTAGGGATTGGAACGAAAAAAGATAAACCATATCAAGTGCCGGCGAAAAAGATCGGCTATTTATATGCATATGCGCCAGCGGTCAATGAAAAAGGAAAAGTAACGTACGGCGAAGTGTATATCGTGCTAAAAGGCAATAAAAAGAAAATTGTCGTGAAAAACGTAACGACGCGTGGTGTTGGCGCATGGATTCCTGTTCAAGACCGCCTTTATTTTTCATACATTGTCAGCGAGCAGCCAAGATAAAACGTCAAGGGGAGACCCTTGACGTTTTATTTTTTGATCCGCGCTTTCCGTTTTGTAAAATCGACATCTTTATAATAAGCGTTTTTGACGAGCACGTTTGGTCCTAGGCATTGAGCGGCTGGGCAATGGCAGAGCAGCTGTTTAGCAAGCGAAGATTTCCGCCATTTTTCGTATGCTTCAAGCAGCGTATGATGCTTGATGTTGCCAAGTGCCGGCTCGTCGCCGAAATCGGTGACGATGATATCGCCGGTAAAAATGTTGACATTTAGGCGCGACCGTCCGTCCGGATCGTTGCGGACCGTGACGTTTTTGCTTGCGTAAAGCCGTTGTAATAATGCTAAGTCCTCTTCGTTGCTGCTGCAAGGATAAAACGGCAGTGTTCCAAACAGCATCCATACATTTTCATTGCGAATATCCAAAAGGTGATGGATCGCCTGACGCAATTCATCTAAACTTAACGCCTCGAGCGCGCTAGCGAAATCGCTCGGGTACATCGGGTGGATTTCATGGCGCTTGCACTGCATTTCCTCAACCACTTGCCGATGAATCGCTTCTAAATGAGGGACGGTCCGTTTGTTTAGCATGGTTTCTGCGGAAACCATTACTCCCACCCTCGCCAATGCTTTTGCGTTATCGAGCATGTGTTGAAAATACTTTTCGCGTTGGGCGATGCTTGGCTTGCGCTCCATCATCGCAAACCCGCCCTCGATAAAATCTTCGATCGTTCCCCAGTTATGGGAGATATGCAAGACGTCCAAATAAGGAATAATTTTTTCATAGCGCTCTAAATCAAGCGTCAAATTAGAGTTGAGCTGTGTCCGCACCCCGCGCTCGCGGGCGTATTTTAACAGGGGAACGACGTAGTCGTTTACCGATTTCAACGATAGCATTGGCTCGCCGCCGGTGATGCTCAACGAACGCAAATGCGGGATTTCCTCGAGCCGCTTGATAAGCAAGTCAAGCGGGAGTGCCTTCGGATCTTTCGTTGTCAGTGTGTAGCCGACAGCGCAATGTTCACAGCGCATATTGCATAATGTAGTTGTGGTGAATTCCACATTTGTCAACTGAAGTTCTCCGTATTGTTCGACATCCAAATACGCTTCCCACGGATCAAAGGATGGGGTAATCGGTTGAAGTGTAAGTGAATTCATAGCCTTCTCCTCTTCCTTCATCGAAGTTGCGTCCCGTCATTCATTTTAAGAAATAACAAATCTCGTTTTTCCTTAAAATTAACTTATTTATCATTGTACGGGAATATGTAAAATTCCGCTAGAAAGGAACAGGAAATAAAAGTATTAAAAATAAGTGGAATTTTACGAATAAATAATATGGTAACAACTTTTTGTTTTTACACAAGAGAGTGAAAAGGAGTATAATAAATAAAGATTGTAGTGATAGCCAACTACATAGGACGACCAAAAGGGGAAGGGGCGTTGAACATGGAACAGTTCCAACAGAGCATGTATCAACTTATCGTGGAAACGTCCACGAAACTGCCAAAGGACGTGCGTCGAGCGATCGCTCGGGCAAAAGCGCGGGAAAATGCGGGAACGCGCGCGGCGATGGCGCTGACGACGATTGCCGGCAACATCAAAATGGCGGAAGAAAATGTGTCGCCAATCTGTCAAGATACCGGGCTGCCGACATTTAAAATTAAAGTGCCGGTCGGCGTCAACCAAATTAAAATGAAGGAAGCAATTTATGCCGCGGTAGTGCAGGCGACAAAAGACGGCAAGCTCCGTCCGAACTCCGTTGATTCGCTAACCGGCAAAAACAGCGGCGACAACCTTGGCGTTGGCATACCGGTTATTAAATTTGAACAATGGGAAAACGATTACATTGATGTCCGTCTTATTTTAAAAGGCGGCGGCTGTGAAAACAAAAACATTCAGTACAGCCTGCCTTGCGAGCTAGAAGGTCTTGGCCGCGCCGGCCGCGATTTAGACGGCATCCGCAAATGTATTTTGCACGCGGTATACCAAGCACAAGGACAAGGATGCAGCGCTGGGTTTATCGGTGTCGGCATCGGCGGCGACCGCGCTTCCGGTTATGAACTGGCGAAAGACCAGCTTTTCCGTTCCGTCGACGATATCAATCCGAATGAAGATTTGCGCCGTTTAGAAGAATATATTATGGAAAACGCCAATAAGCTTGGTATCGGCACAATGGGATTTGGCGGCGAATCGACGCTGTTAGGCTGTAAAATCGGCGTGATGCACCGCATTCCGGCCAGCTTCTTCGTGTCTGTCGCCTATAACTGCTGGGCGTTCCGCCGCCTTGGCGTAAAAATTGATCCAGCGACCGGCGAGATTATCGAATGGCTGTATCAGGAAGGCGAAGACGTCGACTTTGAAAAAGAGCTGGAAAAAGCGGAAACAGCCGCGACAGCGGAGCTTGGCGAAGTGCGCGAAATTGTACTCGAGCCGCCGATTACAGAAGAGCAAATCCGCCAGCTGAAAGTCGGCGATGTCGTGCGCATTAACGGCGTTATTTATACCGGCCGCGACGCGATTCATAAATATTTAATGGATCATGATGCGCCTGTCGATCTGAACGGACAAATTATTTACCACTGCGGTCCGGTGATGCTGAAAGATGAGAACGGCAATTGGCAAGTTAAAGCGGCAGGTCCGACAACAAGCATTCGCGAGGAGCCTTATCAAGGCGACATTATGAAAAAATTCGGTGTCCGCGCGGTCATCGGCAAAGGGGGAATGGGCGCGAAAACGCTGCAAGCCCTAAAAGAACACGGCGGCGTCTATTTGAACGCGATCGGCGGCGCGGCGCAATATTATGCGGACTGTATTAAGTCGGTAGAAGGAGTCGATTTATTGGAATTCGGCATTCCAGAAGCAATGTGGCACTTGCGCGTCGAAAACTTTACCGCCGTCGTCACGATGGACTCTCACGGCAACAGCCTGCATGAAGATGTAGAAAAATCGTCATTAGAAAAACTCGCGCAATTTAAAGAGCCAGTTTTTAAATAAGAAAAGCATATCACCGTCAGCTAGATGCTGGCGGTGATTTTTTATGCAAAAAATGGCGCGGTTAAAGCGGCAATGGTGGAAAAAACTAATGGTTAGCAGCACGACAAGGAGGAAAGACGGATGAAAAAATGGACAATATGGCTGTTTATATGTGTCGTCATCTTATCGTTTGTTCCTGCTCCCGCTGAAGCCGTAAGCAATAAAGCGATTCATTGGGGGTTTAAGCGAAGCGAGAACCACGAGCCTCCTTCCGCGGGAAAAGAGCTGGATCAACTGCTTGCCAAATATGACGCATTTTATTTAGGAAATCCAAACAAAAAAGAAATTTATTTAACGTTTGATAACGGCTATGAAAACGGCTATACAGCGAAAATTTTAGATGTCTTAAAAGAAAAAAAAGTGCCGGCGACGTTTTTTGTTACGGGGCACTATTTAAATACGGCTCCTGATTTAGTAAAACGAATGGCAAAAGAAGGGCATATTGTCGGCAATCACTCATGGCATCATCCTGATTTGACGCAAGTGAGCAATGAAAAGCTGCGAGAGGAATTGGAATCTGTCCGTAAAAAAACGGAAGAGCTGACGGGGCAAAAAGGAATGATGTATCTTCGCCCACCAAGAGGGATTTTCAGCGAACGGACGATGGCGGTCGCCCGCAAGCTTGGTTATTACCATGTGTTTTGGTCGCTTGCGTTTGTTGATTGGCAGACGAACAATCAAAAAGGGTGGAAGTACGCATACGATAACATTATGAAACAAATTCATCCAGGCGCGATTTTATTGCTTCATACTGTCTCGAAAGATAACGCCGACGCCTTGGCGAAAGTGATTGACGATTTGCGCAAGCAAGGCTACACGTTTAAAAGCCTTGATGATCTGATGGTCGAAAAAATGAATTTGCATCCATGGCTTTTTACCCCTTGAAAGTTTTGTTCAAAGGGGTATTTTTCGTTATAATGTGGGTATTAACGATGGCAAAAAGGTGATAGTTATGTGGCAACAGCGAGTTGAGGTCGCCCCTCCGTATGATTTTTCCCACGCGCTGGAGCGGCTTGCGCTCGATCCTCTTACATCGGTGGATATAGCGCAACAGAAAGTCATTGTTCCGTTTTATGTTCAACAGATCCCGGCCGCTGTTACGGTCGAAAGCATTGGGACAAAGGATAAGCCGAGTTTTCTTGTCACGGCGCCATATCCAGAACGAAAAAATGAAATTATGGAGCGGATTTCCCATCTATTTCAATGGAATACGCCGCTTGCTCCGATTCATGAACATTTTCAGCGGACCGAATTACAACCGCTTTTTGCTGAATATCAAGGAATGCCGCTTATTTTAGATTTTGACCTTTATTTTTGTTTAATGAAATGTCTCATTCACCAGCAATTGCATTTGAAAGTTGCTTACTGTAGTTGAGCAATTTTCATTACAATAATTACCATGTAAAAAGAGACAAACGGAGTACCCCTTATGCCACATGAAGCTGTTTTTTAACGACATCAATGGGAATATCTTGTTTGGCTGCATCGTAAATAAACTCCACGAGGCTATGTCCTTTCTTCTTTCGAAGGAAGTCAAGCCCGGTAGAGAAATCGCTGTTGGATTCGACCATACTGTACACATAAGCGAGTTGCACCAAGATCCAATACCGTTTCACCGCCCGACGTTGACGAACGCGGTACCCATCGAGCTTCAGCTGGTCTTTCGCTTGTCGAAAAAAGCATTCGATCGACCAACGCTGGGCATAGTAGCGCAAGATCTCTTCATCGCTTAGCTCCCGGTCGGTGCTCAAGACGCAGTGAAGATGTTCAGGTGTCATCGGCTGATCGGCTTTCCAAGCCAACAACACAACGGCATCATCGAGACCTTTCAGCGCTCCCTCGTAGCGATACACGCGATAACGCTCTTCTCCCACCGTGACGAGATGGGTGTCTTCCGGTTCGATGTAGCGTGCAAACTGCTTGGCTTGGATCGCAATGCCTTTTGGATAGAGAACCCGATTCGTCTTGAGCATCGCAATGACGTGGAATCCTTTTTTCAGGCAGGCTTCCACGAGTGTTTTCGATGGGTACCAAGAATCCATCAGCACATAAACAGAACCGTGCACATCCAAAGAAGAAAGCATCTCGATGGCCCATTGACCCTTGCTTTTCCCATCCGCCTTGTCGTAGAGGCGAAACGCAAAGGGAAAGGCTTGCGTCATCGTATGAACCATGAGCCAGACGAGAGAGTGTCCCCAAATCGACTTTTTGTCCGCGTGAGAATAATGCCAATTACACCCTTCAATAGCGTGTTTCGCCTGTGACGAAGGCTTCGTTTTTCGGCAGATCGTATCATCGATCGAAACAAAAATGGGGTGATTCTCTCGCTTGGCCGTTCGTTCCACATGACGAAGCATCCACTGCTGGAGTTTGCGAAGCAAGATTTCTTCATCCCAAGGGCTTTTCGTGAAAAAATGGCTCAGTGTCGTTCGATGGTTGGGATGAAAGCTCTCGTGATGCAGATCGGTCAAGGTTCCCGCAAATCCTTTCGTTGTCAGCGCATCGATAATATGAATGAGATGCTTCATGACCGGCTTAGAGAAATAAAGGGCCAGCCCCAACATTGCGAAAAACTTGTCGATTCCTTGGTGATGTGGTAGTCTATTCATGAGACATGAACCTCCTTGAGAATGGTTTGGTGACACATCTATTCTAATCAAGGAATCGGGTTCATGTCTCCTTTTTTGTATGGATGTAAATTTATGTTAGTGAATTTGCTCATCTACAGTTGCTTATCGCCTGACAGAGCGGTTTGTGAAAACGTTCGGAACGCAAATCGATGGCGTCTGGTTTTATCCGCGTCCGGAAGACATTGCCGCTCTTTCCTATGATGAACTGAAACAGTTGCAGTTAAGCGGACGAAAAGCGGAATATATCATTGATACATCACGGCTTATTGCCGAAGGGAAGCTTTCATTAGAGGAACTTGCGCACAAAAGCGAGGCGGAAGTGATGGAAGCATTGTTATCGATTCGCGGCATCGGGCCATGGACGGTGCAAAATTTTCTTCTGTTCGGGCTTGGGAAACCGAACGTGTTTCCAAAAGCAGATATCGGTTTGCAGCGGGCGATCCAGCGGCTGCTCGGCCTTTCACAAAAGCCGTCGATAAAACAAATGGAAGAGCTAAGCAAGCGCTGGGAGCCGTATTTAAGCTATGCGTCCTTATATTTATGGAGAAGCATCGAATAGAGGAGTGGCAAACAATGACGAAGCAGACAATCACCATCAAGAAAGGGCAACAGTTTCCGCTCACGATCAAACGGCTTGGCATTAACGGGGAAGGAGTCGGCTATTTTAAAAAGCAAGTGGTGTTTGTCCCCGGAGCGCTTCCTGGGGAGGAAGTCGTTGTAGAGGCGACGAATATTCATCCGAAATACGCGGAAGCGAAAATCAAAAAAATTCGCAAGCGCTCCCCGTACCGCGTCACACCAAGATGCCCTGTTTACGAGCAATGCGGCGGCTGCCAGTTGCAACATCTTGATTACGAAGCGCAGCTTCGCGAAAAGCGTGATATCGTCATTCAGGCGCTCGAGCGGCATTGCCGGCTGCCGGTGGAAACGCTGTCGATTCGCCCGACGATCGGGATGGATGACCCGTGGCATTACCGCAATAAAAGCCAGTTTCAAGTCGGTATCCAAAAAGGGGAGGTCATCGCCGGTTTGTATGGATTGAACTCTCATCGATTAATCGATATTCCCGAATGCGTCATCCAACACCCGGCCACAAACCGCGTTACCAACATCGTGAAAATGATTTTACAAGATTTGCGGATTCCGATTTACAATGAACGGACACAAACAGGGCTTGTCCGTACAATTGTCGCAAGAGTCGGCTTTCATACAGGAGACGTCCAGCTCGTGCTTATTACCACAAAAAAAGAAATTCCGCGCAAAGAGCTGCTCATCGCTGAAATCAAGCGCCGTCTCCCTGAAGTAAAGTCGATCGTGCAAAATATTAACGGAGAAAAAACATCGCTTATTTTTGGGGAAGAATCGCTGCTTTTAGAAGGAGAAGAATACATTCAAGAAGTGTTAGGGGATTTATCGTTTGAACTGTCGGCGCGGGCGTTTTTCCAGTTAAACCCGATTCAAACGGTCAAATTGTACGATGAAGTGAAGCGCGCCGCCGCTTTAACAGGAACGGAAAAAGTCGTCGATGCTTATTGCGGCGTCGGCACGATCGGGCTTTGGCTCGCCAAAGACGCCCGAGAAGTGCGCGGCATGGACGTCATTCCAGAAGCGATTGAAGATGCCAAGAAAAACGCGAAAAAACATGGGTTTGCCAATACGATGTACGTCGTTGGCAAAGCGGAAACGCTGCTTCCAAAATGGGTGAAGGAAGGCTGGAAGCCGGACGTCATCGTTGTCGACCCGCCACGCACGGGATGTGACAACGAGCTGCTGCAAACAATTCTCCGCGTCCAGCCGAAAACGGTCGTGTACGTCTCCTGCAACCCGTCCAGCCTCGCGCGCGATATCGATATGCTTGCAGAGCGTTATCATGTCGACTACATCCAGCCGGTCGATATGTTTCCGCATACGGCGCATGTGGAAAGTGTGGCGCGATTAGCGTTAAAGACGTAGAGCGTAAATAAACTCTTGCCAAAATAAAGTGGTGCAAAAGGGCAGGGGAAAGGGTTTAGGGGAAAAGGAGGAATCGTTTTCCCACAAGCCTTTTCCCTTTTTTTATGCCAAAAGATTATTTGAACAAAAATAAAGTTTTGGCAGAAAAAATCGAAGCAAAAATCGAAAAAATGAGCGATTCGTAAATGACTTTAATATGAATGGTAGAATGCGGGGTGGGGAAGGGTTGGATAGCAAGGGATTATTATGACTGAACAAAGGCACATCGCGTCCTGCGAAGTTGAAAGTTGCTAACCGACGAAAATCCTGTAACATAACGTTCACTTGACCATTCTTGATAAGCAGTGATACGCTCGACTTGGAATAGAAACCATGGTTTCTCCAACAATAGGGTTATTTTAATTTTTTGTAAAGTCCTGCGGTAATATGTCAAATACCAAAATCAAAGGAATTGGAAATTCTAATCCTCAAAAGTTCTAAAAAGGGCAATACTAAAGAAATCTAGTAAAATTTATGCCCCCAGCGCGCTTGTTGATCGATCACTTCCATGAGCTACCTGGAAGCTGCCACTTTCAGCAAGGGTTGCCAGAGGGAACAGTCTGCGGGTTAGAAGTTCAAACAAGAGATGGGGAAACATACTTTACTTTAATAGTAGTCAAAGCTACAGGAGAGATAAGGATTTCCCCAAATGATCGTAAGACCATTATCTAGAGACATCACG is a window encoding:
- a CDS encoding MFS transporter; amino-acid sequence: MRFWILITIVAISGLSQGMLLPLLSMLLEKHGVSSSVNGMHAAALYIGVLFISPFLEKPLRKYGYRPMILLGGFIVILSLALFPVFHSFFLWFFLRLCVGIGDHMLHFATQTWITDFSPPERRGRNLSLYGFSFGIGFSAGPLLASLASLHESLPFYLSSLFSLVSWCGVFFLQNEQPKEWQRSDSTNVAQRLLHVWKYAWMALLLPLTYGFLEATIHTIFPVYALREHITVEHVAFILPAFSFGGIAFQLPLGALSDRFPRKRVIAAALFIGSASFFSAYLFHHSLIAIAICFFIAGMFVGSLFSLGIAYMADLLPKELLPAGNLLCGMLYSLGSMTGPFTTGLAIQIGTNHSFFFMMCSLLFLLFLIMLSKQPMKQSD
- the cax gene encoding calcium/proton exchanger, with protein sequence MNKVFALMAWVGIPLSVAGSFLHWPEVMMFAVYCLTIIALASYMGRATESLAIVAGPRIGGLLNATFGNAVELIISIFALKAGLVEVVLASLTGSVLGNLLLVAGLSFFIGGLKYKRQEFNIYDARHNAGLLTFAILVAFVIPEVFTMNMSHQNKLALSVGISIIMVILYLAALYFKLVTHRGVYQQKSDTVEEHEEPEWTKGKSILILALATVAVAYISERLVHTFETVAKSFGWSELFIGIIVVAIVGNAAEHASAVIMAYKNKMNVAVEIAVGSTLQIAMFVAPVLVLVSLLFPEKMPLVFSLPELIAMVTSVLLMIILSNDGDTNWFEGATLIAAYTIMGIGFYLL
- a CDS encoding YfkD famly protein; the encoded protein is MKKWSLSLFISVLIIYAAAFTADAVSKPMQPSTVVDITKENTYPNPAQDLPHLEPSKFTKELLRSANVKIENPELIHLLNESSVSSTPFAIGYRATIYLGQWPLNYQSFETSTNWEYQKVNTNFLDNRGGNASQRLYYKQETQKHVRGGLTAQIPNEEAVQKMMLNKAMEKTNLPLAFSTVVGIGTKKDKPYQVPAKKIGYLYAYAPAVNEKGKVTYGEVYIVLKGNKKKIVVKNVTTRGVGAWIPVQDRLYFSYIVSEQPR
- the yfkAB gene encoding radical SAM/CxCxxxxC motif protein YfkAB; protein product: MNSLTLQPITPSFDPWEAYLDVEQYGELQLTNVEFTTTTLCNMRCEHCAVGYTLTTKDPKALPLDLLIKRLEEIPHLRSLSITGGEPMLSLKSVNDYVVPLLKYARERGVRTQLNSNLTLDLERYEKIIPYLDVLHISHNWGTIEDFIEGGFAMMERKPSIAQREKYFQHMLDNAKALARVGVMVSAETMLNKRTVPHLEAIHRQVVEEMQCKRHEIHPMYPSDFASALEALSLDELRQAIHHLLDIRNENVWMLFGTLPFYPCSSNEEDLALLQRLYASKNVTVRNDPDGRSRLNVNIFTGDIIVTDFGDEPALGNIKHHTLLEAYEKWRKSSLAKQLLCHCPAAQCLGPNVLVKNAYYKDVDFTKRKARIKK
- a CDS encoding fumarate hydratase, coding for MEQFQQSMYQLIVETSTKLPKDVRRAIARAKARENAGTRAAMALTTIAGNIKMAEENVSPICQDTGLPTFKIKVPVGVNQIKMKEAIYAAVVQATKDGKLRPNSVDSLTGKNSGDNLGVGIPVIKFEQWENDYIDVRLILKGGGCENKNIQYSLPCELEGLGRAGRDLDGIRKCILHAVYQAQGQGCSAGFIGVGIGGDRASGYELAKDQLFRSVDDINPNEDLRRLEEYIMENANKLGIGTMGFGGESTLLGCKIGVMHRIPASFFVSVAYNCWAFRRLGVKIDPATGEIIEWLYQEGEDVDFEKELEKAETAATAELGEVREIVLEPPITEEQIRQLKVGDVVRINGVIYTGRDAIHKYLMDHDAPVDLNGQIIYHCGPVMLKDENGNWQVKAAGPTTSIREEPYQGDIMKKFGVRAVIGKGGMGAKTLQALKEHGGVYLNAIGGAAQYYADCIKSVEGVDLLEFGIPEAMWHLRVENFTAVVTMDSHGNSLHEDVEKSSLEKLAQFKEPVFK
- the pdaA gene encoding delta-lactam-biosynthetic de-N-acetylase → MKKWTIWLFICVVILSFVPAPAEAVSNKAIHWGFKRSENHEPPSAGKELDQLLAKYDAFYLGNPNKKEIYLTFDNGYENGYTAKILDVLKEKKVPATFFVTGHYLNTAPDLVKRMAKEGHIVGNHSWHHPDLTQVSNEKLREELESVRKKTEELTGQKGMMYLRPPRGIFSERTMAVARKLGYYHVFWSLAFVDWQTNNQKGWKYAYDNIMKQIHPGAILLLHTVSKDNADALAKVIDDLRKQGYTFKSLDDLMVEKMNLHPWLFTP
- a CDS encoding IS701 family transposase, which translates into the protein MNRLPHHQGIDKFFAMLGLALYFSKPVMKHLIHIIDALTTKGFAGTLTDLHHESFHPNHRTTLSHFFTKSPWDEEILLRKLQQWMLRHVERTAKRENHPIFVSIDDTICRKTKPSSQAKHAIEGCNWHYSHADKKSIWGHSLVWLMVHTMTQAFPFAFRLYDKADGKSKGQWAIEMLSSLDVHGSVYVLMDSWYPSKTLVEACLKKGFHVIAMLKTNRVLYPKGIAIQAKQFARYIEPEDTHLVTVGEERYRVYRYEGALKGLDDAVVLLAWKADQPMTPEHLHCVLSTDRELSDEEILRYYAQRWSIECFFRQAKDQLKLDGYRVRQRRAVKRYWILVQLAYVYSMVESNSDFSTGLDFLRKKKGHSLVEFIYDAAKQDIPIDVVKKQLHVA
- the rlmD gene encoding 23S rRNA (uracil(1939)-C(5))-methyltransferase RlmD encodes the protein MTKQTITIKKGQQFPLTIKRLGINGEGVGYFKKQVVFVPGALPGEEVVVEATNIHPKYAEAKIKKIRKRSPYRVTPRCPVYEQCGGCQLQHLDYEAQLREKRDIVIQALERHCRLPVETLSIRPTIGMDDPWHYRNKSQFQVGIQKGEVIAGLYGLNSHRLIDIPECVIQHPATNRVTNIVKMILQDLRIPIYNERTQTGLVRTIVARVGFHTGDVQLVLITTKKEIPRKELLIAEIKRRLPEVKSIVQNINGEKTSLIFGEESLLLEGEEYIQEVLGDLSFELSARAFFQLNPIQTVKLYDEVKRAAALTGTEKVVDAYCGVGTIGLWLAKDAREVRGMDVIPEAIEDAKKNAKKHGFANTMYVVGKAETLLPKWVKEGWKPDVIVVDPPRTGCDNELLQTILRVQPKTVVYVSCNPSSLARDIDMLAERYHVDYIQPVDMFPHTAHVESVARLALKT